One Neoarius graeffei isolate fNeoGra1 chromosome 19, fNeoGra1.pri, whole genome shotgun sequence genomic region harbors:
- the ngdn gene encoding neuroguidin: protein MAAVSVQNEVIEEDLPKAVQLLNTLTQQVAFVTSHVRELIKKVQNKTYPTSKGLSFLDLRYHLLLFYLQDVVHLMSVKANGQSLKDNYAIHRLVTIRTVLEKMRPLDQKLKYQIDKLMRTAVTGSLAENDPLYFRPNPENLVSKLDQSEESGDDSDDDDDDNDNDDDGNKKDSETKAAPKARKYVPPKIAPMHYDGDLTEADRQKELVEKRRKAAFRSSVIGELRQQYSDAPEEIRERQDFQTERDIREEQHRKKYEESMMVRLSVSRDQKAKKRRMMGMSSQLKSITHFGDITALTGGEAPDLDNPRPKKKKKLLKKNNKKRMFKKRK, encoded by the exons ATGGCGGCCGTCAGTGTGCAGAAT GAGGTGATTGAGGAGGATCTGCCTAAAGCAGTGCAGCTACTCAACACGCTCACGCAACAG GTTGCATTTGTTACTAGCCATGTTCGGGAGTTGATAAAGAAAGTCCAGAATAAAACCTATCCCACGTCTAAG GGTTTGTCCTTTCTGGACCTGCGATACCACCTGCTGTTATTTTACCTTCAAGATGTTGTACATTTGATGAGCGTTAAAGCAAATGGTCAAAGTTTGAAAGACAACTATGCCATCCATAGGCTGGTCACCATAAGAACG GTTCTGGAGAAGATGCGTCCTCTTGATCAGAAGCTAAAATATCAGATTGATAAATTGATGCGCACTGCTGTAACTGGCAGTCTGG CTGAGAATGATCCTTTATATTTCCGTCCGAATCCCGAGAATCTTGTCAGCAAG CTTGATCAGTCTGAGGAATCTGGTGacgacagtgatgatgatgatgacgacaacgacaatgatgatgatggaaataaaaaagaTTCTGAGACAAAGGCGGCCCCCAAAGCCAGGAAATACGTCCCGCCAAAGATCGCCCCAATGCATTATG ATGGTGATTTAACGGAAGCTGATAGGCAGAAGGAGCTTGTGGAAAAACGCAGGAAAGCGGCGTTCCGTAGTTCAGTGATTGGGGAACTCCGGCAGCAGTACAGCGATGCGCCAGAGGAAATCCGCGAGCGCCAAGACTTCCAGACTGAGCGAGACATCCGAGAGGAACAGCACAG GAAAAAGTATGAGGAGTCTATGATGGTGCGTCTGAGTGTCTCACGAGATCAGAAGGCCAAGAAAAGACGCATGATGGGAATGTCCTCACAGCTGAAGAGCATCACACACTTCGGTGACATCACAGCACTGACTGGCGGAGAGGCACCG GATTTGGATAATCCCAGAcccaagaagaaaaagaaattactgaagaagaacaacaaaaaGAGGA tgttcaaGAAACGCAAGTAG